A window of Micromonas commoda chromosome 13, complete sequence contains these coding sequences:
- a CDS encoding predicted protein — MSKGAYTNPAITWKNGVVALVMLLGFIGPLNIAMWLWGAGAYCPAIPMFAIMENINDKMSKPNPDGGADLIWGTGVCTIYLKPYDEQYDEVESSGNHFGIKVVMHEFIHCLQHGLVSGDADPAVRYDTIDVIVENKCGIPDVYASKTVAAFAALPAEFRLIKKVVVFYACGNGYEYTQAEIEDKVYGAGCPGMSPNQGPWEDLNGFGEGDAEYYSMNTIMPAVVQPWTTPYNGPAEWTQKNTECLQRCGLPGNDKFRIGDLSEKHVEDQMIPALRDGGYDDCRNNCIGELVIKFLLERRPATTVAEILDVWKGAGSVGFGASWETSIGESWQDFSKALERSSSYTNDASSDGSPGQAKGDEYIPEFTPAKIGGLTAALVFVSFCCFVKLVLLVRNVVTAHRANAEPSSAV, encoded by the coding sequence ATGTCGAAAGGTGCCTATACCAACCCCGCGATCACGTGGAAAAACGGCGTGGTCGCCCTGGTGATGCTGCTTGGATTCATCGGGCCCCTGAATATCGCCATGTGGCTCTGGGGCGCAGGTGCGTACTGCCCCGCCATCCCGATGTTCGCCATCATGGAGAACATCAACGACAAGATGTCAAAGCCCAACCccgacggtggcgcggaCCTAATCTGGGGCACCGGCGTCTGCACCATCTACCTCAAGCCGTACGACGAACAATACGACGAGGTTGAAAGCTCGGGGAACCACTTCGGGATTAAAGTCGTCATGCACGAGTTCATCCACTGCCTTCAACACGGCCTCGTCTCGGGCGACGCAGATCCCGCCGTTCGCTACGACACGAtcgacgtcatcgtggaGAACAAGTGCGGCATCCCGGACGTGTACGCGTCCAAgacggtcgccgcgttcgccgcgttgccGGCTGAGTTTCGACTCATCAAGAAGGTCGTCGTCTTCTACGCGTGCGGCAACGGGTACGAGTACACGCAAGCCGAGATTGAAGACAAGGTGTACGGCGCGGGGTGCCCCGGGATGAGTCCCAATCAAGGCCCTTGGGAGGACCTGAACGGgttcggcgagggcgatgcgGAGTACTACTCCATGAACACGATCATGCCCGCCGTGGTCCAACCGTGGACCACACCCTACAACGGCCCCGCCGAGTGGACCCAAAAGAACACCGAGTGCCTCCAGAGGTGCGGTTTACCCGGTAATGATAAGTTCAGGATCGGCGACTTATCGGAGAAGCACGTGGAAGATCAGATGATTcccgcgctgcgcgacggcgggtacGATGACTGCAGGAATAACTgcatcggcgagctcgtgaTTAAGTTTTTGCTCGagcggcgtccggcgacgaccgtcgccgagatCCTCGACGTCTGGAAAGGTGCCGGCTccgtcggcttcggcgcgtcCTGGGAGACTTCCATCGGGGAGTCCTGGCAGGACTTCTCCAAAGCCCTCGAGCGGTCGTCGAGCTACACCAACGACGCCTCCAGCGACGGGTCCCCGGGTCAGGCCAAGGGAGACGAATACATCCCCGAGTTTACGCCCGCGAAGATCGGCggcctcaccgcggcgctcgtcttCGTCTCGTTCTGCTGCTTTGTGAAACTCGTGCTGTTGGTCCGGAACGTCGTCACGGCGCACCGAGCGAACGCGGAGCCCTCGAGCGCTGTGTAA
- a CDS encoding predicted protein (Encodes a prasinophyte-specific homeobox protein with N-terminal PHD-finger domain.), whose translation MRTPPRRASRNSGSGFGKRIKVAKKPFSPEPAEKKRKENKSASAGSRDGDGDGKKSRRGRATGQGRRRNGKAKDDEPVNKLSTIRREQHHIDAYEMDGWKGASREKLRPADEIRKSQVKIFNCKLKVRDMFRDIDMDTGEVSFRDRIEEDTGEVDVEDVVCARCADGDATDENDILICDGYCDRAFHQRCVVPPVKADEIPDEWLCPLCDARVDCFYTLNADFDLELDAADASWRDVFPTEAELDSKKEGPGQENERRADKGKGLLDEDWGSDESGDEDFAEGADGDDGDDDDDEPLSGSARSGSDSDSDGDSGERRRVRDAMNAEAEVCVGKRRRTAVDYRKLNDEMFGEGEAFEGEAEDERVGGWGPSSPGRSKDAAAKRGRRGEGRSRRRSSATDAEGRGAAGGSKVRVNSKPSTPASPRRKQSPAKKRTGAPPPKKFSDSVRAALEASFNANNFPSHHEMASIGGSIGLTDHQVKVWFQNRRRPKKPRAAEQNGTPAKSP comes from the exons ATGcgcacgcccccgcggagggcCAGCCGAAACTCTGGATCCGGCTTTGGAAAGCGGATCAAGGTCGCTAAGAAGCCGTTCAgccccgagcccgcggagaagaagaggaAGGAGAACaagagcgcgtcggcgggttcccgcgacggcgacggcgatgggaaGAAATCGAGGAGAGGGAGAGCCACGGGTCAGGGCCGGCGCAGGAACGGGAaggcgaaggacgacgaaCCGGTGAATAAG CTGTCCACCATTCGCAGAGAGCAGCACCACATCGATGCCTATGAGATGGACGGATGGAAGGGagcgag CCGCGAGAAGCTCCgccccgcggacgagatTCGCAAGTCGCAGGTCAAGATCTTCAACTGCAAGCTAAAGGTTCGCGACATGTTTCGCGACATCGACATGGACACCGGCGAGGTCAGCTTCAGGGACCGCATCGAGGAGGACACCGGCGAGGTTGACGTCGAGGATGTGGtgtgcgcgaggtgcgccgacggcgacgcgacggacgagaaCGACATCCTCATTTGCGACGGGTACTGCGACCGCGCGTTCCACCAGCGCTGCGTCGTGCCGCCGGTCAAGGCGGACGAGATTCCGGACGAGTGGCTGTGTCCGctgtgcgacgcgcgcgtggactgCTTCTACACGCTCAACGCGGACTTTGACCTCgagctggacgccgccgacgccagctgGCGCGACGTCTTCCCGACCGAAGCGGAGTTGGACTCGAAAAAAGAGGGTCCGGGTCAGGAgaacgagcggcgcgccgacAAGGGTAAGGGTttgctcgacgaggactgGGGCAGCGACGAGTCGGGGGACGAGGACTTCGCCGAGGGCgcagacggcgacgacggcgacgacgacgacgacgagcccctCTCCGGATCCGCTcgctcgggctcggactccgactccgacgggGACTCGGGCGAGCGGCGAAGGGTGCGAgacgcgatgaacgccgaggcggaggtgtGCGTGGGTAAGCGCAGGAGGACCGCGGTGGACTATCGCAAGCTGAACGACGAGATGTTCGGCGAGGGGGAGGCGTTCGAgggggaggcggaggacgaacgcgtcggcggttgggggccgtcgagcccggggaggtcgaaggacgcggcggcgaaacgGGGAAGAAGGGGCGAGGGGCGGTCGAGGAGAAGGTCGagcgccaccgacgcggaaggtcgcggggcggcgggcgggagtAAGGTTCGGGTTAACTCTAAACCTTCgacccccgcgtccccgagGAGGAAGCAGAGTCCGGCGAAGAAGCGGacgggtgcgccgccgccgaagaagtTTTCGGATtcggttcgcgccgcgctcgaggcttcGTTCAATGCGAACAACTTCCCCTCGCATCACGAGATGGCGTCCATCGGCGGATCCATCGGACTGACCGACCATCAGGTGAAGGTGTGGTTCCAGAACCGCCGGCGACCGAAGAAAcccagggcggcggagcagaACGGAACCCCCGCGAAATCTCCGTGA
- a CDS encoding predicted protein has protein sequence MGIQGVPIAPEAGFGGKYLPGGPPAMPGMPLGGPPPEVLVSPEHMAAYAANCRRTLHYAVNGTLLAKRDHIQHQIGRLRARMLEVAHVKGVMEREIQNEASEALQRLESSESLKMMRIQREVDELARHADAINTLASEVDAVTSAPDAHTAEFLGRYRAMYDACDRLARRPLPEPADVDASDFEREARLYTAAVKERDALSRLLEVKDNMIWSLLDQRREMQEEIDNLKSQKAGLFGGGYAAPGESEGEEEEEPPIEGEGEEQPEERSNEGEEGAEPPATGEEEGAPEPPPEEA, from the exons ATGGGTATCCAAGGCGTGCCCATCGCCCCCGAGGCTGGTTTTGGAGGCAAGTACCTCCCCGGCGGGCCCCCCGCGATGCCCGGCATGCCCCTCGGCGGTCCCCCGCCCGAGGTGCTCGTGTCACCCGAGCACATGGCTGCGTACGCGGCGAACTGCAGGCGGACGCTGCACTACGCCGTGAACGGCACGCTGCTGGCGAAGCGCGACCACATCCAACACCAGATCGGTCGTCTTCGCGCGAGGATGCTGGAGGTTGCGCACGTCAAGGGCGTGATGGAGAGGGAGATTCAGAacgaggcgagcgaggcgctCCAGCGGTTGGAGAGTTCGGAGTCGCTGAAGATGATGAGGATCCAGAGGGAGGTGGACGAGTTGGCGAggcacgcggacgccatcaACACGCTGGCGTCGGAAGTGGATGCGGTTacgtccgcgccggacgcTCATACCGCGGAGTTCCTTGGAAGATACAGG GCCATGTACGACGCGTGCGATAgactcgcgcgtcgcccactgcccgagcccgcggacgtggacgcgtcggactttgagcgcgaggctcgactgtacaccgccgcggtgaaggaacgcgacgcgctgTCTCGGCTGCTGGAGGTCAAGGACAACATGATCTGGTCGCTGCTGGACCAGCGGCGGGAGATGCAGGAGGAGATAGACAACCTCAAGTCGCAAAAGGCTGGACTGTTCGGAGGCGGGTACGCCGCCCCGGGTGAGAgcgagggggaggaggaggaggagcccccgatcgagggggagggggaggaaCAACCCGAGGAGCGCTCGAACGAGGGGGAGGAGGGAGCGGAAccacccgcgacgggggaggaggaaggCGCTCCagaaccgccgccggaggaggcATGA
- a CDS encoding predicted protein, whose translation MRTIAASVPLSGDAQVSYEALTSRLKKLSSLNDIEGIITWDELVMMPEGASEARGAQKAALAELVHLQATSAAMGEAISAAESAGAAEGCPWRRAVIRDARRDYNDAVRLPAELKAKEAELGAKGYAAWVKARKNDDWASFAPVLEELVALRKEMAAACADPGVSAYDYLLDKFERGMTEERLTEIFGELRTKLVPVIAKILAAKPLAHPPALESGTFAEDAQEAFCKHVSAAMGFDFGTGRLDRSVHPFTGGAGPHDVRITTRYDESVFMDAVMGTVHEVGHALYEQGLNKEQDGLPVQRALSMGIHESQSLFWERYIGQSLEFWKAMLPEFHANFPETKDVSADDLYRFINKAKAGFVRVDADELTYSMHVVLRFELERALFGGKVSVAELPDLWREKMRELLGAVPETDTLGVLQDVHWSDGSFGYFPSYTLGAMYACQFHAKAREEIDGFDELVAAGKFTPIRDWLREKIHNVGSLYPSADELCEAVTGAPLDPSIYVEHLNKKYSALYGVAE comes from the coding sequence ATGAGAACGATCGCAGCCTCCGTCCCTCtctcgggcgacgcgcaaGTGTCGTACGAGGCGCTCACCTCTCGCCTCAAGAAGCTATCGTCGCTCAATGATATCGAGGGCATCATCACGTGGGATGAGCTGGTCATGATGCCCGAGGGCGCCAGTGAGGCAAGGGGCGCGCAGAAAGCGgcactcgccgagctcgtgcaTCTCCaggccacctccgcggcgatgggcgaggccatatccgccgcggagtccgcgggtgccgcggaGGGATGCCcgtggcgccgcgccgtgatCCGCGATGCGAGGAGGGACTACAACGATGCCGTCAGGCTccccgccgagctcaaggcgaaggaggcggagctcggcgccaagGGATACGCGGCGTGGGTCAAGGCGCGGAAGAACGACGATTGGGCGTCCTTCGCGCCcgtgctcgaggagctcgtggcgCTCAGAAaggagatggccgccgcgtgcgccgaccCCGGGGTCAGCGCGTACGATTACCTCCTGGACAAGTTCGAGCGGGGGATGACCGAGGAGAGGCTGACGGAGATTTTCGGCGAGCTTCGAACGAAGCTCGTGCCCGTCATTGCCAAGATCCTGGCGGCGAAGCCCCTCGCGCacccccccgcgctcgagtcgGGTACGTTCGCGGAGGATGCCCAGGAGGCGTTCTGCAAGCACGTTTCCGCCGCTATGGGCTTCGACTTCGGCACCGGGAGGTTGGACAGGTCCGTGCACCCCTtcacgggcggcgcgggtccccaCGACGTGAGGATCACCACCCGGTACGACGAGTCGGTGTTCATGGACGCGGTCATGGGAACCGTGCACGAGGTCGGGCACGCGTTGTACGAGCAGGGACTGAACAAGGAGCAGGACGGCCTCCCGGTGCAGCGCGCGCTGTCGATGGGCATCCACGAGTCGCAGTCGCTCTTCTGGGAGAGATACATCGGTCAGTCCCTGGAGTTCTGGAAAGCGATGCTGCCCGAGTTTCACGCCAACTTCCCCGAGACGAAGGATGTTTCCGCGGATGACCTCTACCGTTTCATAAACAAAGCGAAGGCGGGtttcgtccgcgtcgacgccgacgagctgACGTACAGCATGCACGTCGTGCTGAggttcgagctcgagcgcgcgttgTTCGGCGGTAAAGTCTCGGTGGCGGAACTTCCGGATCTGTGGCGCGAAAAGATGcgggagctcctcggcgcggttcCCGAGACCGACACCCTCGGGGTGCTCCAGGACGTGCACTGGTCAGACGGGAGCTTCGGTTATTTCCCCTCGTACACCCTCGGCGCCATGTACGCGTGCCAGTTTCACGccaaggcgagggaggagattgacggcttcgacgagctcgtcgcggcgggcaagTTCACGCCCATCCGCGACTGGCTCAGGGAAAAGATTCACAACGTGGGGTCGCTGTATCCCTCTGCGGACGAGCTGTGCGAGGCGGTGACCGGCGCTCCTCTGGACCCGAGCATCTACGTCGAGCACCTCAACAAGAAGTACTCGGCGCTgtacggcgtcgcggagtgA
- a CDS encoding predicted protein, whose amino-acid sequence MLAGRRALFDRYDRDTTEDLSYEELADGLFRLKPHPLADVESRRLMEKIRKGIVTSEGIYGLRYFGFNLRTMDDQKLGYLPVDELLVCLKDVNVQIADHEKKLLLKFFDLSPAPKGTIDITEFMRGIRGKFLKSRIALLERVWREKIAPTGAQKVPIKEVLRLIDFTHDPDVFTGRLTREQAIRDFPDLWDKNLDGFINWHEFVDFYRDISAALETEAHFEMILRNAWSFNFVETNTIKTIGRRVLVSLKNGHKKYVDFDVPEDEYFNPDDLTFMRKKLFLRGVKDVLMVHDAGLAPEKHKTGATSRGIVAEQALGYGSMRAG is encoded by the coding sequence atgctCGCCGGGCGCAGGGCGCTTTTCGACCGCTACGACCGGGATACCACCGAGGACCTGTCCTACGAGGAACTGGCCGACGGGCTCTTCCGACTCAAGCCGCATCCGCTGGCTGACGTGGAGTCCCGGCGCCTGATGGAGAAGATCCGCAAGGGGATCGTCACGAGCGAGGGCATCTACGGCCTCCGGTACTTTGGCTTCAACCTCCGCACCATGGACGATCAGAAGCTCGGCTACTTGcccgtcgacgagctgctcGTATGCCTAAAAGACGTCAATGTTCAAATCGCTGACCACGAGAAGAAACTGCTCCTGAAGTTCTTCGACCTGAGCCCCGCTCCGAAGGGGACCATCGACATCACCGAGTTCATgcgcggcatccgcggcaAGTTTCTGAAGTCTCGCATAGCgctgctcgagcgcgtgtGGAGGGAGAAGATCGCCCCCACCGGCGCGCAGAAGGTGCCCATAAAGGAGGTTCTCCGCTTGATCGACTTTACGCACGACCCAGACGTGTTCACCGGCCGACTCACTAGGGAGCAGGCCATCAGGGACTTCCCGGACCTCTGGGACAAGAACTTGGACGGGTTCATCAACTGGCACGAGTTTGTTGACTTTTACCGCGACATCTCCGCTGCCCTTGAAACCGAAGCGCACTTCGAGATGATTCTCAGGAACGCTTGGAGCTTTAACTTCGTCGAGACTAATACCATCAAGACCATAGGAAGGAGGGTCCTCGTGTCGCTCAAGAACGGTCATAAGAAGTACGTGGACTTTGACGTGCCGGAGGATGAGTACTTCAACCCCGACGACTTGACGTTCATGCGCAAGAAGCTGTTCCTGCGCGGCGTCAAGGACGTCCTGATGGTGCACGACGCCGGTCTCGCGCCAGAGAAGCACAAGACCGGCGCGACGTCAAGGGGTATCGTGGCCGAGCAGGCCTTGGGCTACGGGTCCATGCGCGCCGGGTAG
- a CDS encoding predicted protein, which produces MGFMFRPMYSNEWDAKEISFQEFKTALLERGLVDRVEVSNKTQAKVYVTQAPRAPGTSPKPAGSFSREAGNGAQLRYYFNIGSLDSFERRMEEAQDAMGVDPHEFVPVTYLNEVAWGTELARLAPTLLLLAGFVFLNRRMGGMPGMGGPGGGGPGGGIFNVGKASVTTLDKNAKHKIMFKDVAGCDEAKAEIMEFVDFLKKPKKYEDLGAKIPRGALLVGPPGTGKTLLAKATAGESGVPFLSISGSDFMEMFVGVGPSRVRDLFAQARSQAPSIIFIDEIDAIGRQRGRGGMMGGNDERENTLNQLLVEMDGFGSKEGVVVLAGTNRPDILDRALLRPGRFDRQINVDRPDIKGREQIFQVHLQKIKLDAPIDHYSERLAALTPGFSGADIANVVNEAALVAARTNDTSVTLKHFESAADRVIAGLEKKNKVVNKVERNTVAYHEAGHAVVGWFLEHAEPLLKVSIVPRGSAALGFAQYLPNENLLATTQQLTDMMCMTLGGRAAEEVMLGKISTGAQNDLEKVTKMAYNRVAVYGMNEKVGMLSFPSDDQQFQKPYSQDTARMIDEEVRELVDQAYKRTVALVKEKKEAVEALAQGLLEREVLQRHDLVKILGDRPFKYEGQQNIDILNEGFKMPELKTTAEDDAKEDVAAEGGANGGTGGDSKKVDEVPAGAIPVAS; this is translated from the coding sequence ATGGGCTTCATGTTCCGACCGATGTACTCCAACGAGTGGGACGCGAAGGAGATCTCTTTCCAGGAGTTCAAGACGGCGCTCCTGGAGCGCGGGTTGGTGGATCGGGTTGAGGTGAGCAACAAGACGCAGGCCAAGGTTTACGTCACGCAGGCGCCCAGAGCTCCGGGAACGAGCCCCAAGCCCGCCGGTTCTTTCTCCAGGGAGGCCGGCAACGGCGCACAGCTGAGGTACTACTTCAACATCGGCTCGCTCGACTCGTTCGAACGGAGGATGGAGGAGGCTCAGGACGCGATGGGGGTGGACCCGCACGAGTTTGTTCCGGTGACCTACCTGAACGAGGTGGCGTGGGGcaccgagctcgcgcgactGGCGCCCACCCTCCTTCTGCTCGCCGGGTTCGTGTTTCTGAACCGGAGGATGGGCGGCATGCCCGGCATGGgcgggccgggcggcggcgggccgggcggcggcatcttCAACGTGGGCAAGGCTTCCGTCACCACCCTCGACAAGAACGCCAAACACAAGATCATGTTcaaggacgtcgccggctgcgacgaggccaaggccgagATCATGGAGTTTGTCGATTTCCTCAAGAAGCCCAAGAAATACGaggacctcggcgcgaagatcCCTCGAGGCGCGCTGCTGGTCGGCCCCCCGGGGACGGGCAAGAcgctcctcgccaaggcTACGGCGGGCGAGTCTGGGGTTCCGTTTCTGTCCATATCTGGCTCTGACTTCATGGAGATGTTCGTGGGCGTGGGCCcgagccgcgtccgcgatctCTTCGCACAGGCCAGGAGCCAGGCGCCGAGCATCATCTTCATCGACGAGATTGACGCCATCGGtcgccagcgcgggcgcggcgggatgaTGGGCGGGAACGACGAGAGGGAAAACACGCTGAACCAGCTCCTCGTGGAGATGGACGGTTTCGGGAGCAAGGAGGGCGTGGTGGTGCTCGCGGGCACCAACCGACCGGATatcctcgaccgcgcgctgctccgcccTGGTCGGTTCGATAGGCAGATCAACGTCGACCGCCCCGACATCAAGGGCCGCGAGCAGATCTTCCAGGTGCACCTGCAGAAGATcaagctcgacgcgccgatTGATCACTACAGCGAGAGGCTGGCCGCTCTCACTCCGGGTTTCAGCGGCGCCGACATCGCCAACGTGGTGAACGaagcggcgctcgtcgcggcgaggaccaaCGACACCTCGGTCACCCTCAAGCACTTTgaatccgccgccgaccgcgtcaTTGCGGGACTCGAGAAGAAGAACAAGGTTGTCAACAAGGTTGAGAGAAACACCGTGGCGTACCACGAGGCTGGCCACGCCGTGGTCGGGTGGTTCCTCGAGCACGCGGAACCCCTGTTGAAGGTTTCCATCGTGCCGAGgggctccgcggcgctcggcttTGCACAGTACCTCCCCAACGAGAACCTCCTCGCCACAACGCAGCAGCTGACGGATATGATGTGCATGACGCTGGGCGGTCGGGCCGCTGAGGAGGTGATGCTCGGTAAGATCAGCACCGGCGCGCAGAACGACCTGGAGAAAGTGACCAAGATGGCATACAACCGCGTGGCCGTCTACGGGATGAACGAGAAGGTTGGCATGCTCTCCTTCCCGTCAGATGACCAACAGTTCCAGAAGCCGTACTCGCAGGACACTGCACGGAtgatcgacgaggaggttcgCGAGCTGGTGGATCAAGCGTACAAGCGCACAGTGGCGCTCGTCAAGGAAAAGAAGGAGGctgtcgaggcgctcgcgcagggtTTGCTGGAGCGTGAGGTGCTGCAGAGGCACGACCTCGTCAAGATTCTCGGCGACAGGCCGTTCAAGTACGAGGGGCAGCAGAACATCGACATATTGAACGAGGGTTTCAAGATGCCGGAGCTGAAGACaaccgcggaggacgacgctaAGGAAGACGTTgcggccgagggcggcgcgaacgggggcaccggcggcgattCGAAGAAGGTGGACGAGGTTCCCGCGGGTGCAATCCCAGTCGCCTCGTAA